The following are encoded together in the Gordonia insulae genome:
- a CDS encoding enoyl-CoA hydratase/isomerase family protein, producing the protein MSYDLPDELRVDSDGPIRIVTINRPDELGAVNKSLHWALANVWRQIAADREAAVVILTGAGRAFSAGGDLDWITSFLDDPVARDDSIREGAEIIDEMLRFPLPVIAAVNGPAVGLGCSMAVLCDIVLISERAHLADPHVAVGLVAGDGGAAFWPLLTPILRSREYLYTGDRIAAATAVELGLATRTVTPDELLTEATELARRLAAQPRAALQSTKRIVNMHLSQALGGPLQAGFAAEVVTMQSDEHRERLLAVAGRAARR; encoded by the coding sequence GTGAGCTATGACCTGCCCGACGAACTGCGGGTGGACAGCGACGGTCCGATCCGGATCGTCACGATCAACCGGCCCGACGAGCTCGGCGCGGTCAACAAGTCCCTGCACTGGGCGTTGGCCAACGTGTGGCGACAGATCGCTGCAGACCGTGAGGCGGCCGTGGTGATCCTCACGGGAGCCGGCCGCGCTTTCAGCGCCGGTGGTGATCTCGACTGGATCACATCGTTTCTCGACGATCCGGTCGCCCGCGACGACAGCATCCGCGAGGGCGCCGAGATCATCGACGAGATGCTGCGCTTCCCGTTGCCGGTGATCGCGGCGGTCAACGGTCCGGCCGTGGGACTCGGCTGCAGTATGGCCGTGCTCTGCGACATCGTGCTCATCTCCGAGCGGGCACATCTCGCCGACCCGCACGTCGCCGTCGGGTTGGTCGCCGGCGACGGCGGTGCGGCGTTCTGGCCGTTGCTCACCCCGATTCTGCGTTCTCGGGAGTACCTCTACACCGGCGATCGGATCGCCGCGGCCACCGCGGTGGAGCTCGGGCTCGCGACGCGCACCGTCACACCCGACGAATTGCTGACGGAGGCAACCGAACTCGCCCGACGCCTGGCGGCTCAGCCGCGCGCCGCGTTACAGAGCACCAAGCGCATCGTCAACATGCACCTGTCCCAGGCGCTCGGTGGCCCGTTGCAGGCCGGCTTCGCGGCCGAGGTGGTCACCATGCAGTCCGACGAGCACCGGGAACGACTACTCGCGGTCGCGGGTAGGGCGGCCCGGCGATGA
- a CDS encoding acyl-CoA dehydrogenase family protein, with amino-acid sequence MNIDLSAEALDFGAAALGAFASAGGDEIVETAERDPVGRAAAVEPILTELGAWELEPRGDADELEAAAALCRSAGYWAVPYPIAERLARPADLDVDALVVVSDHDPSATIAGLDLTLVAVSLTGRRSRAIAVPSDESPRTSGFVSRLQLDPLDEHGADDVALGLVLPVWTLLGMLDRALELTRAHVLLREQFGRPLAQLQGVQFQLTDAEVERAGVEILAKYALWSIESGHAEALDDALALRLAAIEAADIVFRVAHQLHGASGFCDETTLSWLSRHSLAMRRLPVGLSGTGEALTRHLGRRGLTGLFGAAEQTTQVREVVAP; translated from the coding sequence ATGAACATCGACCTGTCCGCCGAGGCACTCGATTTCGGGGCCGCCGCACTGGGGGCGTTCGCGTCTGCCGGCGGCGATGAGATCGTCGAGACGGCCGAACGTGACCCGGTAGGGCGAGCGGCCGCGGTGGAGCCGATTCTGACCGAGCTCGGGGCGTGGGAGCTCGAACCCCGTGGTGACGCAGACGAACTCGAGGCGGCGGCGGCACTGTGCCGCAGCGCCGGCTACTGGGCCGTTCCGTATCCGATCGCCGAACGCCTCGCGCGCCCTGCCGATCTCGACGTCGATGCGCTCGTGGTGGTGTCCGATCACGACCCGTCGGCGACGATCGCCGGTCTCGACCTCACCCTGGTGGCGGTATCCCTGACCGGACGCCGCAGCCGGGCCATCGCGGTGCCGTCGGACGAATCTCCCCGCACATCCGGCTTCGTCTCCCGGCTGCAGCTGGATCCGCTCGACGAACATGGCGCCGACGACGTTGCCCTCGGGCTGGTCCTGCCGGTCTGGACGTTGCTCGGGATGCTCGATCGCGCACTGGAACTCACCCGAGCCCATGTCCTGCTCCGCGAGCAGTTCGGTCGGCCGCTGGCGCAGCTGCAGGGCGTGCAGTTCCAGCTCACCGATGCTGAGGTGGAGCGGGCCGGAGTCGAGATCCTGGCGAAATATGCGCTCTGGAGCATCGAATCGGGACACGCCGAGGCGCTCGACGATGCGCTGGCCCTTCGCCTGGCGGCGATAGAGGCCGCGGACATCGTGTTCCGTGTCGCGCATCAACTACACGGTGCGAGCGGATTCTGCGACGAGACGACCCTCTCGTGGTTGTCCCGCCACAGCCTCGCGATGCGCCGGCTGCCGGTCGGGCTGTCGGGAACCGGCGAGGCGCTGACCCGGCACCTCGGCCGACGGGGACTGACCGGGCTGTTCGGCGCAGCGGAACAGACGACGCAGGTTCGAGAGGTGGTCGCGCCGTGA
- a CDS encoding acyl-CoA dehydrogenase family protein, giving the protein MDFSMGESAAGLRGELRSLIADLVPDDFRGAFTDDPGDLDVAQDFCRFLADRGLLCLAWPEEFGGRGATVWEQTVVREEMWAHHEPRGAQYMGVNWVGPTIMRHGTQEQQRRHLPPIARGEVIWCQGFSEPGSGSDLASLRTAARRDGDGWRISGQKIWTSYATMAQWCFLLARTSTGERKQQGLTVFLVPMSDPGIEVRPIRAMLGPHHLNEVFINDLRVTDAQVLGTVDQGWAVVQEVLSFERVGIARYARCELLLQKAPTVLGDRWDQLPAGLRERWARELVRCRRARLLAYRVVSMQAEGRVRPGDSALYRIAVTTLDQSSAEVLVEIASHLAGDDEAARRFDLDVRDHWSYSQAATVSSGSIEMQRILLARELLAAS; this is encoded by the coding sequence ATGGACTTCTCGATGGGCGAATCCGCGGCCGGATTGCGCGGAGAGTTGCGCTCTCTGATCGCCGATCTGGTACCGGACGATTTCCGCGGTGCCTTCACCGACGACCCGGGTGATCTCGACGTGGCACAGGACTTCTGCCGGTTCCTGGCCGATCGAGGGTTGCTGTGCCTCGCCTGGCCGGAAGAGTTCGGCGGACGCGGTGCCACGGTCTGGGAGCAGACCGTCGTCCGTGAGGAGATGTGGGCGCATCACGAACCGCGGGGGGCCCAGTACATGGGGGTGAACTGGGTCGGACCGACGATCATGCGCCACGGCACCCAAGAGCAACAGCGTCGGCATCTACCGCCGATCGCGCGGGGCGAGGTGATCTGGTGCCAGGGATTCAGCGAGCCCGGCTCGGGTTCCGATCTGGCGTCGTTGCGCACTGCGGCCCGACGCGACGGTGACGGCTGGCGGATCTCCGGCCAGAAGATCTGGACGTCCTACGCCACGATGGCGCAATGGTGCTTCCTACTGGCCAGAACCTCGACCGGGGAGCGCAAACAGCAGGGGCTCACGGTGTTCCTGGTGCCGATGTCCGACCCCGGTATCGAGGTGCGACCGATTCGCGCGATGCTGGGCCCCCACCATCTCAACGAGGTGTTCATCAACGACCTGCGGGTGACCGACGCCCAGGTGCTCGGCACCGTCGACCAGGGCTGGGCAGTCGTGCAGGAGGTGCTGTCCTTCGAACGCGTCGGCATCGCTCGATACGCGCGATGCGAACTCCTCCTGCAAAAGGCGCCGACCGTGCTCGGGGACAGGTGGGACCAGCTGCCCGCCGGATTGCGGGAGCGATGGGCACGGGAGTTGGTGCGGTGTCGGCGGGCGCGGCTGCTGGCCTACCGGGTGGTGTCGATGCAGGCCGAGGGCAGGGTGCGTCCCGGTGATTCCGCGCTGTACCGGATCGCGGTGACCACCCTTGATCAATCGAGTGCCGAGGTTCTCGTCGAGATCGCCTCCCATCTGGCCGGCGACGACGAGGCCGCGCGACGATTCGACCTCGACGTGCGTGACCACTGGAGCTACTCGCAGGCGGCCACCGTGTCGTCGGGGAGCATCGAGATGCAGCGCATCCTGCTCGCCCGCGAGCTGCTGGCGGCCTCATGA